One Microbacterium trichothecenolyticum DNA window includes the following coding sequences:
- a CDS encoding ABC transporter ATP-binding protein — protein MAAPARVDVEGWGWRYAGRKLPATRDVDLIIEPGERVLLLGASGAGKSTLLAGIAGLLGGSDEGERTGRILVDGVPPESQRGRIGLVLQDPESGVVLSKVGDDVAFGCENLGVPAVEIPFRVAEAVASVGLSVPLDRPTAALSGGQKQRLALAGVLAMRPGLLLLDEPTANLDPDGVDEVRAAVEHVARTDGTTIVLIEHRTAVWVDLMTRVVVLAPGGGILADGPPARVFAEHGDALAAAGVWVPGRPVGLPVLAPAETSDAVLSAAALSIGRDRRQLVASGLDVSVPRGAATVVTGPNGAGKSTLALTLAGLLPELSGEVVAAPSLAARGVRRPSRWRSTELLTRIGTVFQEPEHQFLASTLRDELAVGPRALRMPAAQVDAIVDDLLERLDLASLALANPFTLSGGQKRRLSVATVLAASPEVVVLDEPTFGQDRRGWSELVALLQREIERGRTVVAVTHDADVVRHLGQHRIVLGDAA, from the coding sequence ATGGCGGCCCCCGCGCGGGTCGACGTCGAAGGGTGGGGATGGCGCTACGCCGGTCGCAAGCTCCCCGCCACGCGTGACGTCGACCTGATCATCGAGCCGGGCGAGCGCGTGCTGCTGCTCGGCGCCTCGGGAGCCGGCAAGTCGACGCTGCTGGCGGGCATCGCCGGTCTCCTCGGCGGCAGCGACGAGGGCGAGCGCACGGGCCGCATCCTCGTCGACGGTGTGCCGCCGGAGTCCCAGCGGGGACGGATCGGTCTCGTGCTGCAGGACCCCGAGTCGGGTGTCGTGCTGTCGAAGGTCGGCGACGACGTCGCCTTCGGCTGCGAGAACCTCGGCGTGCCCGCGGTCGAGATCCCGTTCCGCGTGGCCGAGGCGGTGGCATCCGTGGGGCTGAGCGTGCCCCTCGACCGTCCGACCGCGGCGCTGTCGGGCGGGCAGAAGCAACGGCTCGCGCTGGCCGGGGTGCTCGCGATGCGCCCGGGTCTGCTGCTGCTCGACGAGCCCACCGCCAACCTCGACCCCGACGGTGTGGACGAGGTGCGCGCGGCCGTCGAGCACGTCGCCCGCACCGACGGGACGACGATCGTGCTGATCGAGCACCGCACCGCGGTGTGGGTCGATCTGATGACGCGCGTGGTCGTGCTCGCTCCGGGCGGGGGGATCCTGGCCGACGGCCCGCCCGCGCGCGTGTTCGCCGAGCACGGCGACGCGCTGGCGGCGGCGGGGGTGTGGGTGCCGGGGCGTCCGGTCGGACTCCCCGTGCTCGCGCCGGCCGAGACGTCGGATGCCGTGCTCTCGGCCGCGGCGCTGTCGATCGGGCGCGACCGGCGTCAGCTCGTCGCGTCGGGACTCGACGTCTCGGTTCCGCGCGGAGCCGCAACGGTGGTGACCGGGCCGAACGGCGCCGGCAAGTCGACGCTCGCGCTGACTCTGGCTGGCCTGCTGCCGGAGTTGTCGGGCGAGGTCGTCGCGGCCCCCTCCCTCGCGGCACGCGGCGTACGGCGCCCCTCGCGTTGGCGCTCGACCGAACTGCTCACCCGCATCGGCACGGTCTTCCAGGAACCCGAGCACCAGTTCCTCGCCTCGACCCTGCGCGACGAGCTCGCCGTCGGCCCGCGCGCCTTACGGATGCCGGCGGCCCAGGTCGACGCGATCGTCGACGATCTGTTGGAGCGGTTGGATCTGGCATCCCTCGCCCTCGCGAACCCCTTCACGCTGTCGGGCGGGCAGAAGCGCCGCCTGTCGGTCGCGACGGTGCTCGCGGCTTCACCCGAGGTGGTCGTGCTCGACGAGCCGACGTTCGGACAGGACCGGCGCGGTTGGAGCGAACTCGTGGCGCTGCTGCAGCGCGAGATCGAGCGGGGACGCACCGTCGTGGCCGTCACCCACGACGCGGATGTGGTGAGGCACCTTGGACAGCACCGGATCGTGCTCGGAGACGCGGCATGA
- a CDS encoding energy-coupling factor transporter transmembrane component T family protein: MTAPAALRTRSVWLDGVNPVAKVAMVIVLAVPLLMSIDAVSAATAIALELLCVPLTGLTFATVLTRLLPVLVFAPVAGLSMLLYARPGGTVYGTFLFATVSDNSIALSFAVLLRVVALALPMILLFARTDPTELADALAQVAKLPSRFVLGVLAGARTVGLFVDDWRTMTLARRARGLGDRGAVRRFLSMAFVLLVFAVRRGTKLATAMEARGFGAGIERTWARRSTLSARDAVAVGGAVLLMAVALGAAVATGAFRVVGS, translated from the coding sequence GTGACCGCGCCCGCCGCCCTCCGCACGCGGTCGGTCTGGCTCGACGGGGTGAACCCCGTAGCCAAGGTCGCGATGGTCATCGTGCTCGCGGTGCCACTGCTGATGTCGATCGACGCGGTCAGCGCCGCCACGGCGATCGCGCTGGAGCTGCTGTGCGTGCCGCTCACGGGCCTCACCTTCGCGACCGTGCTCACGCGCCTGCTGCCGGTGCTGGTGTTCGCCCCCGTCGCCGGTCTCAGCATGCTGCTGTACGCGCGCCCGGGCGGAACCGTCTACGGCACGTTCCTCTTCGCGACGGTCAGCGACAACTCGATCGCGCTGTCTTTCGCGGTGCTCCTTCGTGTCGTCGCGCTGGCGTTGCCGATGATCCTGCTGTTCGCCCGCACCGACCCCACCGAACTGGCCGACGCGCTCGCGCAGGTGGCGAAGCTTCCGAGCCGTTTCGTGCTCGGCGTTCTGGCCGGCGCCCGCACGGTCGGGCTCTTCGTCGACGATTGGCGCACGATGACGCTCGCCCGCCGCGCCCGTGGCCTCGGTGATCGGGGTGCGGTGCGCCGGTTTCTCTCGATGGCGTTCGTGCTGCTCGTTTTCGCGGTGCGCCGGGGCACGAAGCTCGCCACCGCGATGGAGGCGCGTGGCTTCGGCGCGGGCATCGAACGTACGTGGGCGCGTCGGTCGACGCTGTCGGCTCGGGATGCCGTGGCCGTCGGCGGCGCGGTGCTGCTGATGGCCGTGGCTCTGGGGGCGGCGGTGGCGACGGGCGCGTTCCGCGTCGTCGGGTCGTAG
- a CDS encoding SDR family NAD(P)-dependent oxidoreductase, whose protein sequence is MDIRGASALVTGGASGLGLAAAHRLTEAGARVTIVDLPTSPGETVAAELGGSFAPADVTDAAAVAAAAALAASAGPLRVVVNCAGIAPPAKVLDRDGAPSALGDFERVIRVNLVGTYNVIAQASAVMAKADPVEGGDRGVIVNTASVAAFDGQIGQPAYSASKGGVHAMTLPIARELARHGIRVVTIAPGIMETPMLKGLPHAAQDSLGQQVPYPSRLGAPDEYARLVLAIVDNGYLNGETIRLDGAIRMAPK, encoded by the coding sequence ATGGACATCAGAGGAGCCTCCGCCCTCGTGACGGGCGGTGCATCGGGACTCGGGCTGGCCGCGGCGCACCGACTGACCGAAGCCGGGGCGCGGGTCACGATCGTCGACCTGCCCACCTCGCCGGGCGAGACCGTCGCCGCGGAGCTCGGCGGCTCGTTCGCTCCCGCCGATGTGACCGATGCCGCCGCGGTCGCCGCCGCAGCCGCACTCGCCGCGTCGGCCGGACCCCTGCGCGTCGTCGTCAATTGCGCGGGGATCGCGCCCCCGGCGAAGGTTCTCGACCGCGACGGCGCGCCGTCTGCGCTCGGCGATTTCGAGCGCGTCATCCGCGTCAACCTCGTCGGCACGTACAACGTCATCGCCCAGGCGTCGGCGGTGATGGCGAAGGCCGACCCGGTCGAGGGCGGTGACCGCGGCGTCATCGTGAACACGGCCAGCGTCGCGGCCTTCGACGGGCAGATCGGGCAGCCCGCCTACTCCGCCAGCAAGGGCGGCGTCCACGCGATGACGCTGCCGATCGCGCGCGAGCTCGCGCGCCACGGCATCCGGGTGGTCACGATCGCCCCGGGCATCATGGAGACGCCGATGCTGAAGGGGCTGCCGCACGCGGCGCAGGACTCTCTCGGCCAGCAGGTGCCATATCCCTCGCGCCTCGGTGCCCCCGATGAGTACGCCCGTCTTGTGCTCGCGATCGTCGACAACGGCTATCTGAACGGCGAGACGATCCGCCTCGACGGCGCGATCCGGATGGCCCCGAAATGA
- a CDS encoding enoyl-CoA hydratase/isomerase family protein, whose protein sequence is MTDGILLQVENGLARITLDRPASLNTMNFPMAARWREVAHEVTSDTAVGAVILDANGPAFCAGGDVVAMATSGSSGAEVTATAEAIHDGIRTFAEAPLPMVAAVRGAVAGGGLGLMLTADYVVASENARFVSRYANIGLTPDLGVSTLLPAAIGQRRALQLLLQDRMLSATEALEWGLVAEVVASGELVPRVEEIARFWLDGATAAFGQATRLVRAGAGRTFAENLADEAATIGAAFDTPEAKARVAAFAAASAKGRS, encoded by the coding sequence ATGACCGACGGCATCCTGCTCCAGGTGGAGAACGGGCTCGCCCGCATCACTCTCGACCGCCCCGCCTCACTCAATACGATGAACTTTCCGATGGCAGCGCGCTGGCGCGAGGTCGCCCACGAGGTCACCTCCGATACCGCGGTGGGCGCGGTCATCCTGGATGCCAACGGTCCCGCCTTCTGCGCGGGCGGTGACGTCGTGGCCATGGCGACGAGCGGATCGTCGGGCGCGGAGGTGACCGCGACCGCCGAGGCGATCCACGACGGCATCCGCACCTTCGCCGAGGCGCCGCTGCCGATGGTCGCGGCCGTCCGGGGTGCCGTCGCGGGCGGGGGACTCGGCCTCATGCTCACCGCCGACTACGTCGTGGCGAGCGAGAACGCGCGGTTCGTCAGCCGGTACGCGAACATCGGGCTCACCCCCGATCTCGGCGTCTCGACGCTGCTGCCCGCAGCGATCGGACAGCGGCGTGCGCTGCAACTGCTGCTGCAGGACCGGATGCTCTCGGCCACCGAGGCGCTGGAATGGGGGCTGGTCGCCGAGGTCGTGGCATCCGGAGAGCTGGTTCCACGGGTGGAGGAGATCGCGCGCTTCTGGCTGGACGGGGCGACAGCGGCGTTCGGGCAGGCGACGCGTCTGGTGCGAGCGGGAGCCGGGCGGACGTTCGCCGAGAACCTCGCCGACGAGGCCGCCACGATCGGCGCCGCCTTCGACACCCCCGAGGCGAAGGCGCGCGTCGCGGCCTTCGCCGCCGCCTCTGCGAAAGGACGCTCATGA
- a CDS encoding SDR family oxidoreductase, whose protein sequence is MTLSGKTILLSGGSRGIGLAIALRAARDGANIALLAKTDTPHPKLEGTVHTAAEAIRAAGGQALPIVGDVRDEASITEAVTRTVGEFGGIDVVVNNASVIDLSGSLDLATKKYDLMQDVNVRGTFLLSRAAVPQLREAANPHILSLSPPLNVTPKWLGAHTGYSLAKFGMTMATLGLASEFASDGIAANTLWPRTTIATAAVQNVIGGDRLMAVSRTPEIYADAAYEVLCAPSRELTGQTLIVEEVLGRAGVTDFSGYAAVPGTPDEALYPDVFLD, encoded by the coding sequence ATGACGCTCTCGGGAAAGACCATTCTCCTGTCGGGCGGCAGCCGCGGCATCGGCCTGGCGATCGCCCTGCGCGCCGCGCGCGACGGCGCCAACATCGCGCTGCTGGCCAAGACCGACACCCCGCACCCGAAGCTCGAGGGCACGGTGCACACCGCGGCCGAGGCGATCCGGGCGGCGGGCGGGCAGGCGCTGCCCATCGTCGGCGACGTGCGCGACGAGGCATCCATCACCGAGGCGGTCACGCGGACGGTGGGGGAGTTCGGCGGCATCGACGTCGTCGTCAACAACGCCAGCGTCATCGACCTGTCGGGCTCGCTCGATCTCGCGACGAAGAAGTACGACCTCATGCAGGATGTCAACGTGCGCGGCACGTTCCTGCTCTCGCGCGCGGCCGTGCCGCAACTGCGGGAGGCCGCGAACCCGCACATCCTGTCGCTCTCGCCCCCGCTGAACGTCACGCCGAAGTGGCTCGGCGCGCACACCGGGTACAGCCTCGCGAAGTTCGGCATGACGATGGCGACGCTGGGGCTTGCGTCGGAGTTCGCCTCGGACGGGATCGCGGCGAACACGCTGTGGCCGCGCACGACGATCGCCACCGCGGCGGTGCAGAACGTCATCGGCGGCGACCGGCTCATGGCGGTCTCGCGCACGCCCGAGATCTACGCGGATGCCGCCTATGAGGTGCTGTGTGCGCCCTCGCGCGAGCTGACCGGCCAGACGCTCATCGTCGAGGAGGTGCTCGGGCGCGCGGGCGTGACCGACTTCTCGGGCTATGCCGCGGTGCCCGGGACGCCGGACGAGGCGTTGTACCCCGACGTCTTCCTCGACTGA
- a CDS encoding Cof-type HAD-IIB family hydrolase has protein sequence MTRIAFLDVDGTILEHGSVIAPTTATAIRRARANGHLVWLCTGRAEGDIHPDVKAIGFDGAISNGGAFITRGDELIAEHPMPRAHLDVLERYFEAHGIHYFLQTHEAVFASAGAHERMSSFLRTRAAELAAHGTPAKPPVTPAPRTRPLDEVDRDRVAKAVFISPSIDTVSHAATELGAGFHVIPGSIPLPGGSNGEIGPAGVTKGSAILEVLAALGLSATDAIGIGDSWNDVEMFEVVGTPVAMGNAVPELQRLAGRVTTAVLDDGVHNAFADLGLI, from the coding sequence ATGACCCGCATCGCCTTCCTCGACGTCGACGGCACGATCCTCGAGCACGGCTCGGTGATCGCCCCCACAACGGCGACCGCGATCCGTCGCGCTCGCGCGAACGGCCACCTCGTGTGGCTGTGCACGGGCCGCGCCGAGGGCGACATCCACCCCGACGTGAAGGCGATCGGCTTCGACGGCGCGATCAGCAATGGCGGCGCCTTCATCACTCGCGGCGACGAGCTCATCGCCGAGCACCCCATGCCGCGCGCCCACCTCGACGTTCTCGAGCGGTACTTCGAGGCCCACGGCATCCACTACTTCCTTCAGACGCACGAAGCGGTGTTCGCCAGCGCCGGCGCCCACGAGCGGATGAGCTCCTTCCTCCGCACCCGCGCGGCCGAACTCGCCGCGCACGGGACGCCCGCGAAGCCGCCGGTGACGCCCGCACCCCGCACTCGCCCGCTCGACGAAGTCGACCGCGACCGCGTCGCCAAGGCGGTTTTCATCAGCCCGTCGATCGACACCGTCTCGCACGCGGCGACCGAACTCGGGGCCGGCTTCCACGTCATCCCGGGGTCGATCCCGCTCCCCGGCGGCTCGAACGGAGAGATCGGCCCGGCGGGTGTCACGAAGGGCTCGGCGATCCTCGAGGTGCTCGCCGCGCTGGGCCTGTCGGCGACGGATGCCATCGGCATCGGCGACAGCTGGAACGACGTCGAGATGTTCGAGGTCGTCGGCACCCCCGTCGCGATGGGCAACGCCGTGCCCGAGCTGCAGCGCCTCGCCGGCCGGGTCACGACCGCCGTACTGGACGACGGCGTGCACAACGCTTTCGCGGATCTGGGGCTGATCTGA
- the rlmN gene encoding 23S rRNA (adenine(2503)-C(2))-methyltransferase RlmN gives MTDQPPVRTTTPRQARPAGAPADTGIRETTPKSTGIRETRPKAGRQVRPQTEGWQQAKDETGRPLLQFASPKRGKPPVHLADLTAAERVEKVKELGLPGFRAKQLEKHYFTHYTSDAADMTDLPASGREELVAGMLPPLLTEVRRLETDRGDTIKFLWKLHDGALVESVLMRYPGRITLCVSSQAGCGMNCPFCATGQAGLTRNMSAAEIIEQIVRANALIAAGGLGGKKRDDHSLDRVSNIVFMGMGEPLANYARVMQAVRVMVDKEHGLGMSARGITVSTVGLVPAIKKLADEDIPVTFALSLHAPDDGLRDELIPVNSRWKVDEALDAARAYFDKTGRRVSIEYALIKDMNDHAWRADLLADKLNARGRGWVHVNPIPLNPTPGSIWTASEVPVQNEFVRRLNDAGIPTTLRDTRGKEIDGACGQLVATEEDEVAAAATPVG, from the coding sequence ATGACTGACCAGCCCCCCGTGCGCACCACCACACCCCGGCAGGCGCGCCCCGCGGGGGCGCCGGCCGACACCGGCATCCGCGAGACGACGCCGAAGAGCACCGGCATCCGCGAGACCCGCCCCAAGGCCGGGCGACAGGTCCGCCCCCAGACTGAGGGCTGGCAGCAGGCCAAGGACGAGACCGGTCGCCCCCTCCTGCAGTTCGCCAGCCCCAAGCGCGGCAAACCGCCCGTGCACCTCGCCGACCTCACCGCCGCCGAGCGCGTCGAGAAGGTCAAGGAGCTCGGCCTTCCCGGCTTCCGGGCGAAGCAGCTCGAGAAGCACTACTTCACGCACTACACCTCGGATGCCGCCGACATGACCGACCTTCCGGCATCCGGTCGCGAAGAGCTCGTCGCAGGGATGCTGCCGCCGCTGCTCACCGAGGTGCGCCGGCTCGAGACCGACCGCGGCGACACCATCAAATTCCTCTGGAAGCTGCACGACGGGGCCCTCGTCGAGTCCGTGCTCATGCGTTACCCCGGCCGCATCACGCTGTGCGTGTCGAGCCAGGCCGGCTGCGGCATGAACTGCCCGTTCTGCGCCACCGGGCAGGCGGGCCTGACCCGCAACATGTCGGCGGCCGAGATCATCGAGCAGATCGTGCGGGCCAACGCCCTCATCGCCGCCGGCGGCCTCGGCGGCAAGAAGCGCGACGATCACTCGCTCGACCGGGTGTCGAACATCGTCTTCATGGGCATGGGGGAGCCGCTCGCCAACTACGCCCGCGTCATGCAGGCCGTGCGGGTCATGGTCGACAAGGAGCACGGCCTCGGCATGAGCGCCCGCGGCATCACGGTCTCGACCGTCGGCCTGGTGCCCGCCATCAAGAAGCTCGCCGACGAGGACATCCCGGTGACCTTCGCCCTGTCGCTGCACGCCCCCGACGATGGCCTCCGCGACGAGCTGATCCCGGTGAACTCCCGCTGGAAGGTCGATGAGGCCCTGGATGCCGCGCGCGCCTACTTCGACAAGACCGGGCGCCGCGTGTCGATCGAGTATGCCCTGATCAAAGACATGAACGACCACGCCTGGCGCGCCGACCTGCTGGCCGACAAGCTCAACGCCCGCGGTCGCGGCTGGGTGCACGTGAACCCCATTCCGCTGAACCCGACCCCGGGCTCGATCTGGACGGCATCCGAGGTGCCCGTGCAGAACGAGTTCGTGCGGCGCCTCAACGACGCCGGCATCCCGACCACCCTCCGCGACACCCGCGGCAAAGAGATCGACGGGGCCTGCGGCCAGCTCGTCGCGACCGAGGAGGACGAGGTCGCCGCCGCGGCGACACCCGTCGGCTGA
- a CDS encoding aldo/keto reductase family protein: MVGYRYLGNSGFKISEITLGNWVTHGSQVGDDAAIATVHAALDAGITTFDTADTYANTAAETVLGKALEGQRRESLEIFTKVYFPTGPMGPNDTGLSRKHIMDSINGSLKRLGTDYVDLYQAHRFDYETPLEETFQAFADVVRQGKALYIGVSEWTAEQLREGHALATQLGIQLISNQPQYSMLWRVIEGKVVPTSEELGISQIVWSPMAQGVLSGKYLPGQPVPEGSRATDEKSGATFIKRFLRDDVLEAVQRLKPIADEAGLSLPQLAIAWVLQNPNIAAALVGASRPEQLADTVKASGVTLDAGILAAIDEALGDAVFSDPENTYEVSPKQRLV; this comes from the coding sequence ATGGTCGGTTATCGCTACCTCGGAAACAGTGGATTCAAGATCTCGGAGATCACCCTCGGCAACTGGGTGACCCACGGCTCGCAGGTCGGTGACGACGCCGCGATCGCGACGGTGCACGCCGCGCTCGACGCCGGGATCACGACGTTCGACACCGCCGACACGTACGCCAACACGGCGGCGGAGACGGTGCTCGGCAAGGCCCTCGAGGGCCAGCGCCGCGAGTCGCTCGAGATCTTCACGAAGGTGTACTTCCCCACCGGCCCCATGGGTCCGAACGACACCGGGCTCAGCCGCAAGCACATCATGGACTCCATCAACGGGTCGCTGAAGCGCCTCGGCACCGACTACGTCGACCTCTACCAGGCGCACCGTTTCGACTACGAGACCCCGCTCGAAGAGACGTTCCAGGCCTTTGCCGACGTGGTTCGCCAGGGCAAGGCGCTCTACATCGGGGTGTCGGAGTGGACCGCCGAGCAGCTGCGCGAGGGCCACGCGCTCGCCACGCAGCTCGGCATCCAGCTCATCTCGAACCAGCCGCAGTACTCGATGCTGTGGCGCGTGATCGAGGGCAAGGTCGTGCCGACCAGTGAGGAGCTCGGCATCTCGCAGATCGTCTGGTCGCCGATGGCGCAGGGCGTGCTCAGCGGCAAGTACCTGCCGGGGCAGCCCGTGCCCGAGGGCTCGCGCGCGACCGACGAGAAGAGCGGCGCCACGTTCATCAAGCGGTTCCTGCGCGACGACGTGCTCGAGGCCGTGCAGCGGCTCAAGCCCATCGCCGACGAGGCCGGGCTCAGCCTGCCGCAGCTCGCGATCGCGTGGGTGCTGCAGAATCCGAACATCGCCGCGGCCCTCGTGGGCGCCTCGCGCCCCGAGCAGCTCGCCGACACCGTGAAGGCGTCGGGCGTGACCCTGGATGCCGGCATCCTCGCCGCGATCGACGAGGCGCTCGGCGACGCGGTGTTCTCCGACCCCGAGAACACGTACGAGGTGTCGCCGAAGCAGCGTCTGGTCTGA
- a CDS encoding DUF4407 domain-containing protein: protein MSFSAHRPGRFGSDGRIEFTTDEEREQYLDDILAAQNAAKPEAAPQDHSAEPWGAPRSGDEPADPFVDERAAPLERTASLERDETLPLDRDDTGPLDRDETLPLDRETGNDAQLDASSAEGVTEPPAVTPAPVASEPRQPRLRRHDPRRPRLSLVRRMAVLGGADNDVLDEVPEEVPRFVQMFLVLAGTALVSALSMMFALLTGVRVSIFLAIPLALVWGLIIFNLDRFLTSTMRSTKNIFRLLGLAFPRVIMAALIGIVVAEPLVLQVFQNDIAREVNSTNVTQALSDQDAVTNGPEKQALDAASAQVSALENQAATGIVTGTSSTSAESAAAQQTVDQLTQQLAAQQSVIDQARAVYQCELTGQGAGTVPGCTGVAGNGASSDAAQAQLAQAQAAYDALSTQLQQAQSTLAAANTAGAESAASSAGQNKQQAEDQLPAARAQYESALAAYNARAASVADGNAGAVGLLSQITALERLSDREPVLRWAHYLIAALFFMIELLPVLVKVLTGFGGPSLYEKAERMRGQIALDRVTARTFRKRADVIADEAARVPAATAS from the coding sequence ATGTCCTTTTCCGCTCACCGGCCCGGCCGTTTCGGCTCCGACGGCCGAATCGAGTTCACGACGGACGAGGAACGCGAGCAGTATCTCGACGACATCCTCGCCGCGCAGAACGCGGCGAAGCCCGAAGCAGCGCCGCAGGATCACTCCGCCGAACCGTGGGGTGCCCCGCGCTCCGGCGACGAACCGGCAGACCCGTTCGTCGACGAGCGCGCCGCCCCGCTCGAGCGCACCGCCTCGCTCGAGCGCGACGAGACGCTCCCGCTCGACCGGGACGACACTGGCCCCCTCGACCGTGACGAGACGCTCCCGCTCGACCGCGAGACCGGAAACGACGCGCAACTCGACGCCTCATCGGCCGAGGGCGTGACGGAGCCGCCCGCGGTGACGCCCGCTCCCGTGGCGTCCGAGCCCCGCCAGCCGCGCCTGCGTCGCCACGACCCTCGCCGCCCCCGACTGTCGCTCGTTCGGCGCATGGCCGTGCTCGGTGGCGCCGACAACGACGTGCTCGACGAGGTGCCCGAAGAGGTGCCGCGCTTCGTGCAGATGTTCCTCGTGCTGGCGGGTACCGCTCTCGTGTCGGCGCTGTCGATGATGTTCGCACTGCTCACGGGCGTGCGCGTCAGCATCTTCCTCGCGATCCCGCTGGCCCTGGTGTGGGGCCTCATCATCTTCAACCTCGACCGCTTCCTCACCTCGACGATGCGCTCGACCAAGAACATCTTCCGCCTGCTCGGGCTGGCCTTCCCGCGCGTGATCATGGCGGCGCTGATCGGCATCGTCGTGGCGGAGCCGCTGGTGCTGCAGGTCTTCCAGAACGACATCGCCCGCGAGGTGAACTCCACCAACGTCACGCAGGCGTTGAGCGACCAGGACGCCGTGACCAACGGCCCCGAGAAGCAAGCGCTCGACGCCGCCAGCGCCCAGGTGTCGGCGCTCGAGAACCAGGCCGCGACCGGCATCGTCACCGGCACGTCGTCGACGTCGGCGGAGTCCGCGGCTGCCCAGCAGACCGTCGACCAGCTCACGCAGCAGCTCGCTGCGCAGCAGAGCGTGATCGATCAGGCGCGAGCGGTGTATCAGTGCGAGCTGACCGGCCAGGGCGCCGGCACCGTTCCCGGCTGCACCGGGGTCGCCGGCAACGGGGCGAGCTCGGATGCCGCGCAGGCACAGTTGGCCCAGGCGCAGGCGGCGTACGACGCGCTGTCGACGCAGCTGCAGCAGGCCCAGTCCACGCTCGCGGCCGCCAACACCGCGGGAGCCGAGTCCGCGGCATCCTCCGCCGGACAGAACAAGCAGCAGGCCGAAGACCAACTGCCCGCGGCTCGGGCCCAGTACGAGTCGGCACTGGCCGCGTACAACGCGCGCGCGGCATCCGTCGCCGACGGCAACGCGGGCGCCGTGGGCCTGCTGAGCCAGATCACGGCCCTTGAACGCCTGTCGGATCGCGAGCCGGTCCTGCGTTGGGCGCACTACCTCATCGCCGCGCTGTTCTTCATGATCGAGCTGTTGCCCGTGCTGGTGAAGGTGCTCACCGGCTTCGGCGGCCCCTCGTTGTACGAGAAGGCCGAGAGAATGCGCGGCCAGATCGCGCTCGACCGTGTCACGGCGCGCACGTTCCGCAAGCGCGCCGACGTGATCGCCGACGAGGCGGCCCGGGTTCCCGCGGCGACCGCGTCGTGA
- a CDS encoding NUDIX domain-containing protein gives MTVWSAGLLLYRLTPAPEVLVAHMGGPFWAKKDAGAWSLPKGEYDPDAEGALDAARREFREELGVEPPEVEWAELGTFAYSSGKKVVVFAGDGSGFTATDLVFGEFEMEWPPRSGKRASFPEVDRVEWMALDAARDALVKGQRPALDALAAALEALPGA, from the coding sequence GTGACCGTCTGGAGCGCGGGCCTGCTGCTGTACCGGCTGACGCCCGCGCCCGAGGTGCTCGTCGCGCACATGGGCGGGCCGTTCTGGGCGAAGAAAGACGCCGGTGCCTGGTCGCTCCCCAAGGGAGAGTACGACCCCGACGCCGAAGGTGCTCTGGATGCCGCCCGCCGCGAGTTCCGCGAGGAGCTCGGCGTCGAGCCGCCCGAGGTCGAGTGGGCTGAGCTCGGTACCTTCGCCTACTCATCGGGCAAGAAGGTCGTCGTATTCGCGGGCGACGGTTCCGGGTTCACGGCGACCGACCTCGTGTTCGGCGAGTTCGAGATGGAATGGCCGCCGCGGTCGGGCAAGCGCGCGTCGTTCCCCGAGGTCGACCGCGTCGAATGGATGGCTCTGGATGCCGCGCGCGACGCGCTCGTGAAGGGCCAACGCCCCGCTCTCGACGCGCTCGCCGCCGCCCTCGAGGCGCTGCCCGGCGCCTGA